One Ignavibacterium sp. DNA segment encodes these proteins:
- a CDS encoding CPXCG motif-containing cysteine-rich protein, which produces MQTDDTLDWVCQYCGVENSVWIDLTIEGKQDFVEDCRVCCRPNRIIVTVDYDKEVMIESRLIDE; this is translated from the coding sequence ATGCAAACTGATGATACATTAGATTGGGTTTGTCAATATTGCGGCGTAGAAAATTCTGTATGGATTGATTTAACGATTGAGGGTAAGCAGGATTTTGTGGAAGACTGCCGTGTTTGCTGCAGACCAAACCGAATAATTGTTACGGTTGATTATGATAAAGAAGTAATGATTGAATCGCGGTTGATTGACGAGTGA
- a CDS encoding YajQ family cyclic di-GMP-binding protein: MAQNHSFDIVSEIDFQEVDNAVNQALKEIHQRYDLKDSKTQIELNKKDKLLSLNTKDDYSRKASIDILETKFIRRGISIKALKFNEPEAAAGGRLKQTISLQSGISKDNAKIITKMIKESKLKVNAQIQDEQIRVTAPKIDDLQVVIKLIKDSELDFPTQFVNMK, from the coding sequence ATGGCACAAAATCATTCTTTCGATATTGTATCTGAAATTGATTTTCAGGAAGTAGATAATGCTGTTAATCAGGCATTAAAAGAAATACATCAGCGTTACGATTTGAAAGATTCTAAAACTCAGATTGAGTTAAATAAAAAAGATAAATTACTCTCACTCAATACCAAAGATGATTACTCGCGCAAAGCATCAATTGATATTCTTGAAACAAAATTTATTCGAAGAGGAATTTCTATTAAAGCCTTAAAGTTTAATGAACCGGAAGCTGCTGCCGGAGGAAGACTAAAACAGACAATTAGTCTGCAAAGCGGAATTTCAAAGGATAATGCAAAAATCATTACAAAAATGATTAAGGAATCAAAGTTAAAGGTTAACGCACAAATACAAGATGAACAAATCAGAGTAACTGCACCAAAGATTGATGATTTACAGGTGGTTATAAAATTAATAAAAGATTCAGAACTGGATTTCCCTACTCAATTTGTGAATATGAAATAA
- a CDS encoding GIY-YIG nuclease family protein, whose product MFYTYIIESSANQRWYIGHTRDIERRLVEHNSGQNKSTKAKGSWELIFLRGFENNLDANRFELKLKKLKNKKFIRTEYAEFFFYK is encoded by the coding sequence ATGTTTTATACTTATATAATTGAATCATCTGCTAATCAACGCTGGTATATAGGACATACTAGAGATATTGAAAGAAGATTAGTTGAACATAATTCAGGACAAAATAAATCAACAAAAGCTAAAGGATCCTGGGAGTTGATTTTTTTAAGAGGTTTTGAAAACAACTTAGATGCGAATAGATTTGAGTTAAAACTCAAAAAACTTAAAAATAAAAAATTTATTAGAACCGAATACGCAGAATTTTTCTTTTACAAATAG